The Cronobacter sakazakii genome has a window encoding:
- the iraP gene encoding anti-adapter protein IraP, protein MNNVIYSMIAKISKMDAEAKILTAQVEAQALLLSAMLMTIGKNGGMDEMIEGVKKAINAALDAEDNAFKSDTEILLNQFNELLSIACVLDKEKPELDIDALRKLSSSLTSDKQF, encoded by the coding sequence ATGAATAATGTGATTTACAGCATGATTGCTAAAATCTCGAAAATGGATGCGGAAGCGAAAATTCTGACGGCTCAGGTAGAAGCGCAGGCACTGCTGTTAAGCGCCATGCTAATGACTATCGGGAAAAACGGCGGAATGGATGAGATGATTGAGGGCGTGAAAAAAGCCATCAATGCGGCGCTGGATGCAGAAGATAACGCGTTTAAATCGGACACTGAAATATTACTCAACCAGTTTAACGAGCTGTTATCCATTGCCTGCGTACTGGATAAAGAGAAGCCGGAACTGGATATTGACGCCTTGCGTAAACTCTCATCCTCTCTCACCAGCGATAAGCAATTCTGA
- a CDS encoding LysR family transcriptional regulator: MNDPDLNLLFALDVLLAEKSVAAAARRLNLSASAMSRTLSRLREATGDPLLVRAGRQMVLTPYADSLRERTQGAVFAARAVLRPAPQEFDITRHQQTFSLRANDGFVEAFGPALIAAAARCAPGIRLRFAPKPVKSDRPLREGEADLEIGVPGEMGPEIKQQRLFSDRFVGVVRSDHPLAGRDITPEDYTAWNHVAASRRGVLTGPVDDALAQLGLSRNIAAVVPGFPAALAVARGTDLVALVPASFLINLPGDTGLTWFELPVATRPITVSQMWHPRLDADPAHRWLRQFVLAECRARMPEG; encoded by the coding sequence ATGAATGACCCGGATTTAAATTTGCTGTTCGCCCTTGATGTCCTGCTCGCCGAGAAAAGCGTGGCGGCGGCGGCGCGTCGCCTGAATTTAAGCGCGTCGGCGATGAGCCGCACGCTGAGTCGCCTGCGCGAGGCCACCGGCGATCCACTGCTGGTACGCGCCGGACGCCAGATGGTGCTCACGCCCTACGCCGACTCCCTTCGCGAGCGCACCCAGGGCGCGGTCTTTGCCGCGCGCGCCGTGCTGCGCCCTGCGCCGCAGGAATTTGATATCACACGTCACCAGCAGACGTTTTCGCTGCGCGCCAACGACGGTTTTGTGGAGGCGTTCGGCCCGGCGCTGATTGCGGCGGCTGCACGATGTGCGCCCGGCATACGCCTGCGTTTTGCGCCCAAGCCGGTGAAAAGCGACCGGCCCTTGCGTGAAGGAGAGGCGGATCTGGAAATCGGTGTGCCGGGCGAGATGGGGCCGGAAATCAAACAGCAGCGGCTGTTTAGTGACCGCTTCGTGGGCGTGGTGAGAAGCGATCACCCGCTCGCCGGGCGTGACATCACGCCTGAGGATTACACCGCGTGGAACCATGTGGCGGCGTCGCGGCGCGGCGTATTGACCGGGCCGGTCGATGACGCGCTCGCGCAACTGGGGCTGTCACGCAATATTGCCGCGGTGGTGCCGGGGTTTCCGGCAGCGCTCGCCGTCGCGCGCGGTACCGATCTGGTGGCGCTGGTGCCCGCCTCGTTTCTGATTAATCTGCCGGGCGATACCGGGCTTACGTGGTTTGAATTACCTGTGGCGACCCGGCCGATTACCGTGTCGCAGATGTGGCATCCGCGTCTGGATGCCGATCCGGCGCACCGCTGGCTGCGCCAGTTTGTCCTGGCGGAGTGCCGCGCGCGGATGCCGGAAGGCTGA
- the betA gene encoding choline dehydrogenase yields MEFDYIIIGAGSAGNVLATRLTEDSDVTVLLLEAGGPDYRFDFRTQMPAALAYPLQGKRYNWAYETEPEPYMNNRRMECGRGKGLGGSSLINGMCYIRGNAMDLDNWAQQPGLERWTYLDCLPYYRKSETRDIGANDYHGGDGPVSITTCKPGNNPLFAAMIEAGVQAGYPRTDDLNGYQQEGFGPMDRFVTPKGRRSSTARGYLDTAKQRPNLKIITHATTDRILFENKRAVGVAYLHGASNTPQEVHARREVLLCAGAIASPQILQRSGVGNAELLKEFDIPVVHDLPGVGENLQDHLEMYLQYECKEPVSLYPALKWWNQPKIGAEWLFNGTGIGASNHFEGGGFIRSREEFAWPNIQYHFLPVAINYNGSNAVEAHGFQCHVGSMRSPSRGHVRIKSRDPRQHPAILFNYMSHEQDWQEFRDAIRITRQIINQPALDKFRGREISPGIDCQTDEQLDEFVRNHAETAYHPCGTCKMGSDEMAVVDGEGRVHGLEGLRVVDASIMPLIITGNLNATTIMIGEKIADNIRGRTPLPRSTARYFVAGDRPVRGEPLRP; encoded by the coding sequence ATGGAATTTGATTACATCATTATCGGAGCCGGATCCGCAGGGAATGTTTTGGCAACAAGACTGACCGAAGACAGCGATGTCACTGTATTACTGCTGGAGGCGGGTGGTCCTGACTATCGTTTTGATTTCCGCACCCAGATGCCGGCGGCGCTGGCATACCCGTTACAGGGCAAACGCTATAACTGGGCTTATGAAACCGAGCCTGAGCCGTACATGAATAATCGCCGCATGGAGTGCGGGCGCGGCAAGGGCCTCGGTGGCTCGTCGCTGATTAACGGCATGTGTTATATCCGCGGCAACGCGATGGATCTCGACAACTGGGCGCAGCAGCCCGGCCTAGAGCGCTGGACCTATCTCGACTGCCTGCCCTATTACCGTAAATCGGAAACGCGCGATATCGGCGCGAACGACTACCACGGCGGCGACGGCCCGGTCAGCATCACCACCTGCAAGCCAGGCAACAACCCGCTGTTCGCAGCGATGATAGAAGCAGGCGTGCAGGCGGGTTATCCGCGTACCGACGATCTGAACGGCTATCAGCAGGAAGGCTTCGGCCCGATGGATCGCTTCGTCACGCCGAAGGGCCGCCGCTCCAGCACCGCGCGCGGCTATCTGGATACCGCGAAACAGCGCCCGAACCTGAAAATCATCACCCATGCCACAACCGACCGCATTCTTTTTGAGAACAAACGCGCGGTGGGTGTGGCGTATCTTCACGGTGCCAGCAACACGCCGCAGGAGGTTCATGCGCGCCGTGAAGTGCTGCTCTGCGCGGGTGCTATCGCCTCGCCGCAGATCCTCCAGCGTTCCGGCGTCGGTAATGCGGAACTGCTGAAAGAATTTGATATTCCGGTGGTGCATGATCTGCCAGGTGTCGGCGAAAATCTGCAGGATCACCTGGAGATGTATCTGCAGTACGAATGTAAAGAGCCGGTTTCGCTCTACCCGGCGCTCAAATGGTGGAACCAGCCGAAAATCGGCGCCGAGTGGCTGTTTAACGGCACCGGCATTGGTGCCAGCAACCACTTTGAAGGCGGCGGGTTTATCCGCAGCCGCGAAGAGTTCGCCTGGCCGAACATTCAGTACCACTTCCTGCCAGTGGCGATTAACTACAACGGCTCGAACGCCGTCGAAGCGCACGGATTCCAGTGTCACGTCGGCTCTATGCGCTCGCCGAGCCGCGGCCACGTGCGCATTAAATCGCGCGACCCGCGCCAACATCCGGCGATCCTGTTTAACTACATGTCGCACGAGCAGGACTGGCAGGAGTTCCGCGACGCCATTCGCATCACGCGCCAGATAATCAACCAGCCCGCACTGGATAAATTCCGCGGCCGTGAAATCAGCCCGGGCATCGACTGCCAGACTGACGAACAGCTTGACGAATTTGTCCGTAACCACGCAGAGACCGCCTATCACCCGTGCGGCACCTGCAAAATGGGCAGCGATGAGATGGCCGTTGTGGATGGCGAGGGCCGCGTGCACGGGCTGGAAGGCCTGCGCGTGGTGGATGCGTCCATCATGCCGCTGATTATCACCGGCAACCTGAACGCGACCACCATCATGATCGGCGAGAAAATCGCGGATAACATCCGTGGCCGCACGCCGCTGCCGCGCAGCACCGCCCGCTATTTTGTGGCGGGCGACCGCCCGGTGCGCGGCGAACCCCTGCGTCCATAA
- the fdhF gene encoding formate dehydrogenase subunit alpha, with protein sequence MKKVVTVCPYCASGCKINLIVDNGKVVKAEAAIGKTNQGDLCLKGYYGWDFINDTQILTPRLKTPMIRRERGGRLEAVSWEEALNYVAQRLGDIKAKYGPDAIMTTGSSRGTGNETNYVMQKFARAVIGTNNVDCCARVUHGPSVAGLHQSVGNGTMSNSITGIENTDLVFVFGYNPADSHPIVANRVIKAKKNGAKIIVCDPRKIETARIADRHLALKNGSNIALLNAMGHVIIEEDLWDHAFVSARTEGFEEYRKIVEGYTPESVETITGVSAEEIREAARMYARAERAAILWGMGVTQFYQGVETVRSLTSLALLTGNLGKPSAGVNPVRGQNNVQGACDMGALPDTYPGYQYVKFPEHREKFAKAWGVASLPAHTGYRISELPHRAAHGEVRAAYIMGEDPLQTDAELSAVRQAFETLELVIVQDIFMTKTAAAADVILPSTSWGEHEGVYTAADRGFQRFFKAVEPKWDLKTDWQIISEIATRMGYPMHYDNTKQIWDELRALCPDFYGATYEKMGELGYIQWPCRDESDADQGTDYLFEKEFSTPNGLGQFFTCDWAPPLDRVNEEYPLVLSTVREVGHYSCRSMTGNCAALAALADEPGYAQINSADAKRLGIEDEALVWVVSRKGKVITRAQVSDRPNRGAVYMTYQWWIGACNELVAENLSPITKTPEYKYCAVRVEPIADQRAAEQYVIDEYNALKTRLRESAQG encoded by the coding sequence ATGAAAAAAGTCGTTACGGTTTGCCCCTATTGCGCGTCGGGTTGCAAAATTAACCTGATCGTCGATAACGGCAAGGTCGTTAAGGCGGAAGCAGCAATTGGGAAAACCAATCAGGGCGATTTATGCCTGAAGGGCTATTACGGCTGGGATTTTATCAATGATACCCAAATCCTCACTCCGCGCCTGAAAACGCCGATGATCCGCCGTGAGCGCGGCGGCAGGCTGGAAGCGGTCTCCTGGGAGGAGGCGCTCAATTATGTGGCGCAGCGCCTTGGCGACATTAAAGCCAAATATGGCCCGGATGCCATCATGACCACCGGATCGTCACGCGGCACCGGCAACGAAACCAACTATGTGATGCAAAAATTTGCCCGCGCGGTAATCGGCACCAATAACGTCGATTGCTGCGCGCGCGTCTGACACGGCCCCTCGGTTGCAGGTCTGCACCAGTCGGTCGGTAACGGCACCATGAGCAACTCCATCACTGGCATTGAAAATACCGATTTAGTCTTTGTATTTGGGTATAACCCGGCGGATTCGCATCCGATCGTCGCTAATCGCGTGATCAAAGCGAAGAAAAACGGGGCGAAAATTATCGTCTGCGATCCGCGGAAAATCGAAACCGCGCGGATTGCGGATAGACATCTGGCGCTGAAAAACGGCTCCAACATCGCGCTGCTGAACGCGATGGGGCACGTGATTATCGAAGAAGATCTCTGGGATCACGCCTTTGTATCGGCGCGTACTGAAGGCTTTGAAGAGTATCGCAAAATCGTTGAAGGCTATACGCCGGAGTCGGTGGAAACCATCACAGGCGTCAGCGCTGAGGAGATCCGCGAAGCAGCGCGGATGTACGCCCGCGCGGAACGTGCGGCGATCCTCTGGGGCATGGGCGTGACGCAGTTTTACCAGGGCGTCGAGACCGTGCGTTCACTGACCAGCCTCGCGCTGCTGACGGGTAACCTCGGCAAACCGAGCGCGGGCGTTAACCCGGTACGCGGGCAGAATAACGTACAGGGCGCGTGCGACATGGGCGCGCTGCCGGATACTTATCCGGGCTATCAGTATGTGAAATTCCCCGAGCACCGTGAGAAATTCGCCAAAGCCTGGGGCGTGGCGTCGCTGCCGGCGCATACTGGTTATCGCATCAGCGAACTGCCGCACCGCGCGGCGCATGGCGAAGTGCGCGCCGCTTACATCATGGGGGAAGATCCGCTGCAAACCGATGCCGAGCTCTCGGCAGTGCGCCAGGCGTTCGAGACGCTGGAACTGGTGATTGTACAGGACATTTTCATGACCAAAACCGCCGCGGCGGCGGACGTGATTTTGCCTTCCACCTCATGGGGCGAGCATGAAGGGGTCTACACGGCGGCGGATCGCGGCTTCCAACGTTTCTTTAAAGCGGTGGAGCCGAAGTGGGATCTGAAAACCGACTGGCAGATAATCAGCGAGATCGCCACCCGGATGGGCTACCCGATGCATTACGACAACACTAAACAGATCTGGGATGAGCTGCGCGCGCTGTGCCCCGATTTTTATGGTGCCACATACGAGAAAATGGGGGAGCTGGGCTACATCCAGTGGCCGTGCCGTGATGAATCTGATGCCGATCAGGGCACCGATTACCTCTTTGAAAAGGAATTCTCCACGCCGAACGGGCTCGGGCAGTTCTTCACCTGCGACTGGGCACCGCCGCTTGACCGGGTCAACGAGGAGTATCCGCTGGTGCTCTCCACGGTGCGCGAAGTGGGGCACTACTCCTGCCGCTCGATGACCGGCAACTGCGCCGCGCTGGCGGCGCTGGCGGATGAGCCGGGTTACGCGCAAATCAACAGCGCCGACGCAAAACGCCTCGGCATTGAAGACGAGGCGCTGGTGTGGGTGGTGTCGCGCAAAGGTAAAGTCATTACCCGCGCGCAAGTGAGCGACAGGCCGAACAGAGGCGCGGTCTACATGACGTACCAGTGGTGGATTGGTGCCTGTAACGAGCTGGTGGCGGAGAATCTAAGCCCGATCACAAAAACGCCGGAGTATAAGTACTGCGCCGTGCGCGTCGAGCCGATAGCGGATCAGCGAGCCGCCGAGCAGTATGTGATTGACGAGTACAACGCCCTGAAAACCCGGCTGCGGGAGTCCGCGCAGGGTTAA
- a CDS encoding MFS transporter yields MTLFTDLPGDEGLPGRERALAMLAVMTSTTMAVFDGAMVNIALPEMAHALNATAAQTVWVANGYLLSAAMTLAIFAALAGRLGFRTLFAAGVGLFTLASLGCALSPSLPWLVAMRILQGVGGAATLSIAPAILRTIFPNRLLGRILGMNALLIATSTAIAPVLGGALLATLGWPWLFAINIAPGVLALLLTLRTLPNDTHPSRGPFDVPGALLSALMLGAAVMASDALSLEALLGFGALALVAGLLLAWRLKRAPAPLLPPQLFANARFSLAALTSLASFVSQGMTFVALPFLFQSVYGYSALHAALLFTAWPVGIILVAPHAGRLADRYAPSVIATVGLGLFVAGLVALALLPAHAAAWDISLRGLLCGIGFGCFQSPNNREMLAGAPREYSGYASGVLAIMRTFGQCLGAALVGVLLTVGATSASGIAEVAGVRLALWIAAAASLLALAFSVSRLRKR; encoded by the coding sequence ATGACGTTATTTACTGACCTGCCCGGCGATGAAGGGCTGCCGGGGCGCGAGCGCGCGCTGGCGATGCTCGCGGTGATGACGAGTACCACGATGGCGGTTTTTGATGGCGCGATGGTGAATATCGCGCTGCCGGAAATGGCCCATGCCCTGAATGCGACGGCGGCGCAGACTGTCTGGGTGGCGAACGGTTATCTGCTCTCGGCGGCGATGACGCTCGCGATTTTCGCCGCGCTGGCCGGGCGGCTCGGCTTTCGCACGTTATTTGCCGCAGGCGTCGGGCTGTTTACGCTCGCTTCACTCGGCTGCGCGCTTTCACCGTCGCTCCCCTGGCTTGTGGCGATGCGAATTTTACAGGGCGTGGGCGGCGCGGCGACGCTCAGCATCGCGCCCGCTATTCTGCGCACCATTTTCCCGAACCGGCTGCTCGGGCGCATTCTCGGCATGAACGCGCTGCTTATCGCCACCAGCACGGCCATCGCGCCGGTGCTGGGCGGCGCGCTGCTCGCCACGCTCGGCTGGCCCTGGCTGTTCGCGATCAACATTGCACCGGGCGTGCTGGCGCTGCTGCTGACGCTGCGCACGCTACCCAATGATACACACCCGTCGCGCGGGCCGTTTGATGTGCCAGGCGCGCTGCTTTCGGCGCTGATGCTCGGCGCGGCGGTGATGGCGTCAGACGCGCTGTCGCTTGAGGCGCTACTCGGCTTCGGCGCACTGGCGCTGGTGGCGGGCCTGCTGCTGGCCTGGCGTTTAAAACGCGCGCCAGCGCCGCTGCTGCCGCCGCAGCTCTTTGCCAACGCGCGGTTTTCGCTCGCGGCGCTGACCTCGCTGGCGTCGTTTGTGAGCCAGGGGATGACCTTCGTGGCGCTGCCGTTTCTGTTCCAGAGCGTCTACGGTTACAGCGCGCTGCACGCCGCGCTGCTTTTCACCGCCTGGCCTGTCGGGATCATTCTGGTGGCACCGCACGCCGGGCGGTTGGCCGACCGCTACGCGCCGTCGGTTATCGCAACCGTAGGTCTGGGGCTTTTCGTGGCGGGCCTGGTGGCGCTGGCGCTGCTGCCTGCGCACGCCGCTGCCTGGGACATCAGCCTGCGCGGATTGCTGTGCGGCATTGGGTTCGGCTGCTTTCAGAGCCCGAATAACCGCGAGATGCTGGCGGGCGCGCCGCGTGAATATAGCGGTTACGCCTCCGGCGTGCTGGCGATTATGCGCACCTTCGGGCAATGTCTGGGCGCGGCGCTGGTGGGTGTGCTCCTCACTGTAGGGGCAACGTCTGCCAGTGGTATCGCCGAGGTCGCAGGCGTGCGTCTCGCGCTGTGGATCGCCGCTGCGGCCTCGCTGCTGGCGCTGGCCTTCAGCGTCAGTCGTTTACGCAAACGTTAA
- a CDS encoding GFA family protein gives MNGQCHCGTVKFTVELTDGLNTARRCNCSYCRMRGAITVSAPLNGITVLEGKEKLTEYRFNTRQAAHYFCSVCGIYTFHQRRSNPDQYGVNVACLEGVSPFDFPKIKVTEGIHHPNDGGGGVAGYLRYTPVEK, from the coding sequence ATGAATGGCCAGTGTCACTGCGGTACGGTGAAATTTACCGTGGAATTAACGGACGGGCTGAATACCGCCCGCCGCTGCAACTGCTCTTATTGCCGGATGCGTGGCGCTATTACGGTGTCGGCACCGCTCAATGGTATTACGGTGCTGGAGGGTAAGGAAAAACTGACGGAGTATCGTTTTAATACCCGCCAGGCCGCGCACTATTTCTGTTCGGTATGCGGCATTTATACCTTTCACCAGCGACGTTCAAACCCGGATCAATATGGCGTGAATGTGGCTTGCCTTGAAGGCGTTTCGCCCTTTGATTTTCCTAAAATCAAAGTGACAGAAGGTATTCACCACCCGAACGACGGTGGGGGCGGGGTCGCCGGTTATTTACGTTACACGCCGGTTGAAAAATGA
- a CDS encoding HoxN/HupN/NixA family nickel/cobalt transporter, which translates to MLTQLRNLPPRALALVAVLGLANLAAWIWAFYAFHDTPALMAASMLAWGYGLRHAVDADHIAAIDNVTRKMMQQGKRPCGVGAWFSLGHSSIVVLASVAIAATAAAVKEDMAWFHEVGGVIGTTVSAVFLLAMALVNLVILRGIWQSFSRLKRGEPLNMPADAMTTGGPMSWLFRATFRLVNKSWHMYLVGFLFGLGFDTATEIGVLGISAAGASHGMSVWSILVFPALFTSGMALVDTLDNLVMVGAYGWAFSKPQRKLYYNMTITGTSVVVALFIGGLEALGLLMDKFGLSGGFWSWVAGVNDNLGDAGFIVVGLFIACWALSILNYRLKGYDALSAR; encoded by the coding sequence ATGCTGACTCAATTGCGTAATCTTCCACCCCGTGCGCTGGCCCTGGTGGCCGTGCTTGGTCTTGCCAACCTGGCCGCCTGGATCTGGGCGTTTTATGCCTTTCACGACACTCCCGCGCTGATGGCCGCGAGCATGCTGGCCTGGGGTTACGGGCTGCGCCACGCGGTGGATGCAGACCATATCGCCGCCATTGATAACGTCACGCGTAAAATGATGCAGCAGGGTAAACGCCCGTGTGGCGTCGGGGCGTGGTTTTCGCTCGGCCACTCCAGCATTGTGGTGCTGGCGTCGGTCGCCATTGCCGCAACTGCCGCGGCGGTAAAAGAAGACATGGCCTGGTTTCATGAGGTGGGCGGCGTGATTGGCACCACCGTCTCGGCGGTATTTCTGCTGGCGATGGCGCTGGTGAATCTGGTTATCCTGCGCGGTATCTGGCAGAGCTTCAGCCGCTTAAAACGTGGCGAGCCGCTGAATATGCCCGCGGATGCCATGACCACAGGCGGGCCGATGAGCTGGTTGTTTCGCGCCACCTTCCGGCTGGTCAATAAAAGCTGGCATATGTATCTGGTCGGTTTTCTCTTCGGGCTCGGCTTTGACACCGCCACCGAGATTGGCGTGCTGGGCATCTCGGCGGCGGGCGCGTCACACGGCATGTCGGTCTGGTCGATTCTGGTCTTCCCGGCGCTCTTTACCAGCGGTATGGCGCTTGTCGACACGCTCGACAATCTGGTGATGGTCGGCGCGTATGGCTGGGCTTTCAGCAAGCCGCAGCGCAAGCTCTACTACAACATGACCATTACCGGCACGTCGGTGGTGGTGGCGCTGTTTATCGGCGGGCTGGAGGCGCTGGGGCTGCTGATGGATAAATTCGGTCTTTCCGGCGGTTTCTGGAGCTGGGTGGCGGGCGTGAACGATAATCTTGGCGACGCCGGGTTTATTGTGGTCGGTTTGTTCATCGCCTGCTGGGCGCTGTCTATTCTCAACTACCGCCTGAAAGGCTACGACGCGCTGTCTGCGCGCTAA
- the hypF gene encoding carbamoyltransferase HypF, which yields MNLNGTILRIQGRVQGVGFRPFVWQLAQRLALTGDVCNDGAGVKVRLTGGEGAFIAALWQHCPPLARIDSVSAAPFRWPLQPDSFSIRESGGGAMRTQITPDAATCPQCLRELNDPADPRWRYPFINCTHCGPRFTIIRAMPYDRPNTAMAGFPLCAPCEAQYRDPADRRFHAQPVACPTCGPQLSWVSGEQTAQKEAALEAAIAALIAGQIVAIKGIGGFHLACDAQNADAVARLRVRKHRPTKPLAVMLANAEGLPDDARAQLLTPAAPIVLVNNAHLPPLCEAIAPGLNETGVMLPANPLQHLLMQGVGRPLVMTSGNRSGEPPALTSAQALSQLSEIADGFLLHNRDILQRMDDSVMRPGGEMLRRARGFVPDAIPLPPGFADIPATLCLGADLKNTFCLARGGEAVLSQHLGDLSNPQTEAQWRTALALFRDIYDFHPQQVVVDAHTGYRSSALGEATGLPVKRVLHHHAHIAACLAEHRWPRDGGPVIALALDGIGMGEGGALWGGECLLVDYARCERLGGLPALPLPGGDLAARQPWRNWLAQWQAFVPQWQTLPQAAGLLAKPWAPLMRAMARGINAPLASSTGRLFDAVSAMLGVAPDAQSYEGEAACRLEALALRHGPVAHSVTLSPIEGEFDIPAFWASLLAFDAPAGARAWAFHDALASGLAALARCHASARGINTIACGGGVLHNQLLRERLAFYLHDFRLLLPHALPAGDGAVAFGQAAIAAAAFSSLTGTTSC from the coding sequence ATGAACCTTAACGGTACGATTTTACGCATTCAGGGCCGGGTGCAGGGGGTGGGTTTTCGCCCCTTCGTCTGGCAACTGGCGCAGCGGCTGGCGCTCACTGGCGACGTCTGCAACGACGGCGCGGGGGTGAAAGTGCGCCTGACCGGCGGTGAAGGGGCGTTTATCGCCGCGTTGTGGCAGCACTGCCCGCCGCTCGCGCGTATCGACAGCGTCAGCGCCGCGCCGTTTCGCTGGCCGCTGCAGCCTGACTCGTTTTCCATTCGCGAGAGCGGCGGCGGGGCGATGCGCACGCAAATCACCCCGGACGCCGCCACCTGCCCGCAATGCCTGCGCGAACTCAACGATCCCGCAGACCCGCGCTGGCGCTATCCGTTTATTAACTGCACCCATTGCGGCCCGCGCTTTACCATTATTCGCGCGATGCCCTATGACCGTCCCAATACCGCGATGGCGGGCTTTCCGCTCTGCGCGCCGTGCGAGGCGCAATACCGTGACCCGGCCGACCGGCGCTTTCACGCGCAGCCCGTGGCCTGCCCGACATGTGGCCCGCAGCTGAGTTGGGTAAGTGGTGAACAGACGGCACAAAAAGAGGCGGCGCTTGAGGCCGCCATCGCTGCGCTCATTGCAGGCCAGATTGTTGCCATTAAAGGCATCGGCGGGTTTCATCTCGCCTGCGATGCGCAAAACGCTGACGCCGTGGCGCGCCTGCGCGTGCGTAAGCATCGCCCGACCAAACCGCTGGCGGTGATGCTTGCGAACGCCGAAGGGCTGCCGGATGACGCCCGGGCGCAATTGCTCACGCCCGCCGCCCCGATTGTGCTGGTGAATAACGCGCACCTGCCGCCGCTGTGCGAGGCCATCGCGCCAGGGCTTAACGAAACTGGCGTGATGCTGCCTGCGAACCCGCTGCAACACCTGCTGATGCAGGGCGTCGGGCGTCCGCTGGTAATGACCTCCGGCAACCGCAGCGGCGAGCCGCCCGCGCTCACCAGTGCGCAGGCGCTCTCGCAGCTTAGTGAGATTGCCGACGGTTTTTTGCTGCATAACCGCGACATCCTGCAACGGATGGATGATTCGGTGATGCGCCCCGGCGGCGAGATGCTGCGCCGGGCGCGCGGCTTTGTGCCGGACGCCATCCCGCTGCCGCCGGGCTTTGCCGATATACCCGCCACGCTCTGCCTCGGAGCCGATCTCAAAAACACCTTTTGTCTCGCGCGCGGCGGCGAGGCGGTGCTGAGCCAGCATCTGGGCGATCTCAGCAATCCGCAGACCGAAGCGCAGTGGCGCACGGCGCTGGCGCTGTTTCGCGACATTTACGATTTTCACCCGCAGCAGGTGGTGGTGGATGCGCATACGGGGTATCGCAGCAGCGCGCTCGGCGAGGCGACGGGGCTGCCGGTGAAACGCGTTCTGCATCACCATGCGCATATTGCCGCCTGCCTGGCCGAGCACCGCTGGCCGCGCGACGGCGGCCCCGTCATTGCGCTGGCGCTGGACGGCATCGGCATGGGAGAGGGCGGCGCGCTGTGGGGCGGCGAGTGTTTGCTGGTGGATTACGCACGGTGCGAGCGGCTCGGCGGCCTGCCTGCGCTGCCGCTGCCGGGCGGTGACCTCGCGGCGCGTCAGCCGTGGCGTAACTGGCTCGCGCAGTGGCAGGCGTTTGTGCCGCAGTGGCAAACGCTCCCGCAGGCCGCCGGGCTTCTCGCTAAACCCTGGGCACCGCTTATGCGCGCGATGGCGCGGGGTATCAATGCGCCGCTTGCGTCATCAACCGGGCGTTTATTTGACGCCGTGTCGGCGATGCTTGGCGTGGCGCCTGACGCGCAAAGCTATGAAGGCGAGGCGGCCTGCCGCCTGGAAGCGCTGGCGCTGCGTCACGGTCCGGTAGCGCATTCTGTGACGTTGTCACCTATCGAGGGCGAGTTTGATATACCCGCCTTCTGGGCGAGTCTGCTGGCATTTGACGCGCCAGCGGGTGCCCGCGCCTGGGCGTTTCACGACGCACTCGCAAGCGGGCTGGCTGCGCTTGCGCGCTGTCACGCCAGCGCGCGCGGCATCAACACCATCGCCTGTGGTGGCGGGGTGCTGCATAACCAGCTTCTGCGCGAAAGGCTCGCGTTTTACCTTCACGATTTCCGGCTACTGCTGCCGCACGCGTTACCTGCAGGCGACGGCGCGGTGGCGTTCGGCCAGGCGGCGATTGCCGCCGCCGCGTTTTCATCACTTACAGGAACGACGTCATGCTGA